One genomic window of Panicum hallii strain FIL2 chromosome 6, PHallii_v3.1, whole genome shotgun sequence includes the following:
- the LOC112897754 gene encoding vesicle-associated protein 1-3-like, translating to MSGGSGSFLEIQPSELAFPFELMKQSSCSMQLTNKTDHYVAFKVKTTNPKQYCVRPNIGVVLPGSTCDVTVTMQAQKESPPDMQCKDKFLVQSVAAENGATTQDINAAMFNKEPGKVVDEFKLRVVYVPTTSPSPIPEDSELGSSAHSFAQENGISHPALPQTVSRSSAETTKEKSSEATSVISKLTEEKMSAIQQNQKLRQELELLRKESSKNGGGFSITFLVIVGLLGIIVGYILKRT from the exons ATGAGCGGCGGGAGCGGGAGTTTCCTCGAGATCCAGCCCTCGGAGCTCGCATTCCCCT TTGAATTAATGAAGCAGAGCTCATGCTCCATGCAACTCACCAATAAGACTGACCATTATGTTGCGTTCAAG GTCAAAACAACCAACCCAAAGCAGTACTGTGTGCGCCCTAATATTGGTGTTGTATTACCTGGGTCAACTTGTGATGTTACAG TGACAATGCAAGCGCAGAAGGAATCACCTCCAGACATGCAGTGCAAGGACAAGTTCCTAGTTCAAAGTGTTGCAGCTGAGAATGGTGCAACAACTCAAGACATTAATGCGGCAATG TTCAATAAGGAGCCAGggaaagttgtcgatgaattCAAGCTGCGTGTGGTCTATGTGCCAACAACTTCGCCCAGTCCAATCCCTGAAGATTCTGAACTAGGGAGTTCTGCTCACTCGTTTGCACAAGAAAATGGGATAAGTCATCCCGCGTTGCCACAAACT GTATCTAGATCATCCGCTGAAACAACAAAGGAGAAGTCCTCTGAG GCAACTTCTGTGATCTCCAAGTTAACTGAGGAGAAAATGTCCGCTATTCAGCAAAACCAGAAGTTGCGGCAAGAGCTG GAGCTTCTACGGAAAGAGAGCAGCAAGAACGGCGGCGGTTTCTCCATCACCTTCTTGGTCATCGTGGGCCTTCTGGGCATCATCGTCGGCTACATCCTCAAGAGGACATAG
- the LOC112897351 gene encoding oxysterol-binding protein-related protein 2A-like isoform X1, translating to MTQSMSRRGGSGRGYGLHHHHHSALCCLSAAPPLPRDATPTLPLAPDPAAAASAAAASGAAVAVEGVLHKWTNYGRGWRERWFSLRDGVLSYSKIRAGAGAGAAEEDGEVRLIGSRVGGARHTEKPTGVVSLKVSAFRESKSDDRRFYIFSPTKTLHLKTDSKDDRVAWIEALILARSVYSLGSLSGRVTFVQCDVSISTARLRDRMHQEGLNENLIEDCEQIVLSEFSSYRKQLKRRYEDYLSLFGSCRHNFEEGKDGSITQGELTRNDFSSSRHGNFSEYSTTESDEFEKNDGGELTYEEETPFFDSVDYFIESDNRSSTMLSVQEVVDTQTQDSSDRLPHIRRRTRLPEPTEKEKGISLWSIIKDSVGKDLTRVCLPVYFNEPLSSLQKCFEDLEYSYLLDQAYQYGKMGNSLMRILKVAAFAVSGYASSVARPCKPFNPLLGETYEADYPDRGVRFFAEKVSHHPMLIACHCEGKGWKFWGDSNLKSKFWGQSIQVEPVGILTVEFDDGEIFQWNKVTTTIHNLILGKLYCSHHGTMHIKGNRQYSCKLKFKEPSLLDRNPHLVQGFVEDNDGNKASFLIGKWDESMYYSNSDTFKVRSADQLKGASLLWEKNKPAPNPTRYNLSSFAITLNELTPGLQEKLPPTDSRLRPDQRHLENGEYEKANAEKLRLERRQRMSTKLQDNGWKPRWFEQDMENGTYRYKGGYWETREKGRWDGCLDIFGEFAET from the exons ATGACGCAGAGCATGAGCAGACGCGGCGGGAGCGGCCGCGGGTACGgactccaccaccaccaccacagcgCGCTGTGCTGCctctccgccgcgccgccgctgccgaggGACGCCACGCCGACGCTGCCGCTGGCGccggaccccgccgccgccgcctccgcggcggcggcctcgggggcggcggtggcggtggagggggtGCTGCACAAGTGGACCAACTACGGCCGCGGGTGGCGGGAGCGCTGGTTCTCGCTCCGTGACGGCGTCCTGTCCTACTCCAAGATTCgggccggcgcgggcgccggcgcggcggaggaggacggcgagGTCAGGCTGATCGGTTCCAGGGTCGGCGGCGCGCGCCACACTGAGAAGCCCACCGGCGTCGTAAGCCTCAAG GTGTCAGCATTTCGGGAGAGTAAGTCTGACGATAGGAGATTCTACATATTTTCCCCCACAAAGACGCTTCACTTGAAGACAGATTCAAAAGATGACCGTGTTGCCTGGATTGAGGCCTTGATCTTGGCAAGGAGTGTGTACTCTCTTGGGTCACTCAGTGGGAGAGTAACTTTCGTGCAGTGCGATGTTTCGATTTCAACTGCAAGGCTTCGAGATCGAATGCATCAGGAGGGTCTGAATGAGAATCTTATTGAGGACTGTGAACAGATTGTACTTTCTGAATTCTCAAGCTACCGGAAGCAACTGAAGCGGCGTTACGAGGATTACTTAAGCTTGTTTGGGTCCTGCAGACACAATTTTGAG GAAGGTAAAGATGGAAGTATAACACAGGGGGAATTGACAAGAAATGACTTTTCTAGTTCTCGGCATGGAAATTTTAGTG AATATAGCACAACAGAATCTGATGAGTTTGAAAAGAATGATGGAGGTGAATTGACCTATGAAGAAGAAACTCCATTCTTTGATTCTGTGGACTACTTCATAGAATCAGACAACAGGTCTTCAACCATGCTAAGTGTTCAGGAAGTTGTGGATACCCAAACACAAGATTCTAGTGACAGGTTACCACATATCAGACGAAGGACTAGACTACCAGAGCCTACTGAGAAAGAGAAAGGGATCAGCCTCTGGTCCATTATTAAAGATAGTGTTGGAAAGGACTTGACACGAGTTTGCCTTCCAGTTTACTTCAATGAACCTCTCTCATCCCTTCAAAAGTGCTTTGAAGATTTGGAATATTCATACCTCTTGGATCAGGCCTATCAATATGGAAAAATG GGAAACAGCCTCATGCGAATTCTCAAAGTAGCTGCTTTTGCGGTCTCCGGTTATGCTTCATCCGTTGCAAGACCTTGCAAACCATTCAATCCATTGCTAGGAGAGACCTACGAAGCTGATTACCCTGATAGAGGAGTTCGGTTTTTCGCAGAAAAG GTTAGTCATCATCCAATGCTGATTGCCTGCCACTGTGAAGGCAAGGGTTGGAAATTCTGGGGCGACAGCAATCTCAAATCCAAGTTTTGGGGGCAGTCAATTCAAGTTGAACCAGTTGGCATTTTGACTGTGGAATTTGACGATGGTGAAATCTTCCAATGGAATAAG GTTACAACGACTATTCATAACCTCATCCTTGGGAAGTTGTACTGCAGCCACCATGGAACCATGCACATAAAAGGGAATCGTCAGTATTCATGTAAACTTAAGTTCAAAGAGCCATCACTTCTTGACCGGAATCCTCACCTA GTACAAGGCTTTGTAGAGGACAATGATGGGAACAAAGCTTCATTTTTAATAGGGAAGTGGGATGAAAGCATGTATTATAGTAATTCTGATACTTTCAAGGTGAGAAGTGCTGATCAACTGAAAGGTGCCTCGCTATTGTGGGAAAAGAACAAACCTGCTCCTAATCCAACGCGGTACAATCTGTCTTCGTTCGCGATCACATTGAATGAGTTAACCCCAGGGTTGCAG GAAAAACTTCCACCTACAGATTCGCGGTTGAGACCAGATCAGCGCCACCTAGAGAATGGCGAATATGAAAAGGCGAACGCTGAGAAGTTGAGGTTGGAACGGCGTCAAAGAATG TCCACGAAACTTCAAGACAATGGCTGGAAGCCCCGGTGGTTCGAGCAGGACATGGAGAACGGGACGTACCGCTACAAAGGCGGATACTGGGAAACGAGAGAGAAGGGACGCTGGGATGGGTGCCTCGACATATTCGGGGAATTTGCTGAGACATGA
- the LOC112897351 gene encoding oxysterol-binding protein-related protein 2A-like isoform X2, translated as MHQEGLNENLIEDCEQIVLSEFSSYRKQLKRRYEDYLSLFGSCRHNFEEGKDGSITQGELTRNDFSSSRHGNFSEYSTTESDEFEKNDGGELTYEEETPFFDSVDYFIESDNRSSTMLSVQEVVDTQTQDSSDRLPHIRRRTRLPEPTEKEKGISLWSIIKDSVGKDLTRVCLPVYFNEPLSSLQKCFEDLEYSYLLDQAYQYGKMGNSLMRILKVAAFAVSGYASSVARPCKPFNPLLGETYEADYPDRGVRFFAEKVSHHPMLIACHCEGKGWKFWGDSNLKSKFWGQSIQVEPVGILTVEFDDGEIFQWNKVTTTIHNLILGKLYCSHHGTMHIKGNRQYSCKLKFKEPSLLDRNPHLVQGFVEDNDGNKASFLIGKWDESMYYSNSDTFKVRSADQLKGASLLWEKNKPAPNPTRYNLSSFAITLNELTPGLQEKLPPTDSRLRPDQRHLENGEYEKANAEKLRLERRQRMSTKLQDNGWKPRWFEQDMENGTYRYKGGYWETREKGRWDGCLDIFGEFAET; from the exons ATGCATCAGGAGGGTCTGAATGAGAATCTTATTGAGGACTGTGAACAGATTGTACTTTCTGAATTCTCAAGCTACCGGAAGCAACTGAAGCGGCGTTACGAGGATTACTTAAGCTTGTTTGGGTCCTGCAGACACAATTTTGAG GAAGGTAAAGATGGAAGTATAACACAGGGGGAATTGACAAGAAATGACTTTTCTAGTTCTCGGCATGGAAATTTTAGTG AATATAGCACAACAGAATCTGATGAGTTTGAAAAGAATGATGGAGGTGAATTGACCTATGAAGAAGAAACTCCATTCTTTGATTCTGTGGACTACTTCATAGAATCAGACAACAGGTCTTCAACCATGCTAAGTGTTCAGGAAGTTGTGGATACCCAAACACAAGATTCTAGTGACAGGTTACCACATATCAGACGAAGGACTAGACTACCAGAGCCTACTGAGAAAGAGAAAGGGATCAGCCTCTGGTCCATTATTAAAGATAGTGTTGGAAAGGACTTGACACGAGTTTGCCTTCCAGTTTACTTCAATGAACCTCTCTCATCCCTTCAAAAGTGCTTTGAAGATTTGGAATATTCATACCTCTTGGATCAGGCCTATCAATATGGAAAAATG GGAAACAGCCTCATGCGAATTCTCAAAGTAGCTGCTTTTGCGGTCTCCGGTTATGCTTCATCCGTTGCAAGACCTTGCAAACCATTCAATCCATTGCTAGGAGAGACCTACGAAGCTGATTACCCTGATAGAGGAGTTCGGTTTTTCGCAGAAAAG GTTAGTCATCATCCAATGCTGATTGCCTGCCACTGTGAAGGCAAGGGTTGGAAATTCTGGGGCGACAGCAATCTCAAATCCAAGTTTTGGGGGCAGTCAATTCAAGTTGAACCAGTTGGCATTTTGACTGTGGAATTTGACGATGGTGAAATCTTCCAATGGAATAAG GTTACAACGACTATTCATAACCTCATCCTTGGGAAGTTGTACTGCAGCCACCATGGAACCATGCACATAAAAGGGAATCGTCAGTATTCATGTAAACTTAAGTTCAAAGAGCCATCACTTCTTGACCGGAATCCTCACCTA GTACAAGGCTTTGTAGAGGACAATGATGGGAACAAAGCTTCATTTTTAATAGGGAAGTGGGATGAAAGCATGTATTATAGTAATTCTGATACTTTCAAGGTGAGAAGTGCTGATCAACTGAAAGGTGCCTCGCTATTGTGGGAAAAGAACAAACCTGCTCCTAATCCAACGCGGTACAATCTGTCTTCGTTCGCGATCACATTGAATGAGTTAACCCCAGGGTTGCAG GAAAAACTTCCACCTACAGATTCGCGGTTGAGACCAGATCAGCGCCACCTAGAGAATGGCGAATATGAAAAGGCGAACGCTGAGAAGTTGAGGTTGGAACGGCGTCAAAGAATG TCCACGAAACTTCAAGACAATGGCTGGAAGCCCCGGTGGTTCGAGCAGGACATGGAGAACGGGACGTACCGCTACAAAGGCGGATACTGGGAAACGAGAGAGAAGGGACGCTGGGATGGGTGCCTCGACATATTCGGGGAATTTGCTGAGACATGA
- the LOC112897351 gene encoding oxysterol-binding protein-related protein 2A-like isoform X3: MLSVQEVVDTQTQDSSDRLPHIRRRTRLPEPTEKEKGISLWSIIKDSVGKDLTRVCLPVYFNEPLSSLQKCFEDLEYSYLLDQAYQYGKMGNSLMRILKVAAFAVSGYASSVARPCKPFNPLLGETYEADYPDRGVRFFAEKVSHHPMLIACHCEGKGWKFWGDSNLKSKFWGQSIQVEPVGILTVEFDDGEIFQWNKVTTTIHNLILGKLYCSHHGTMHIKGNRQYSCKLKFKEPSLLDRNPHLVQGFVEDNDGNKASFLIGKWDESMYYSNSDTFKVRSADQLKGASLLWEKNKPAPNPTRYNLSSFAITLNELTPGLQEKLPPTDSRLRPDQRHLENGEYEKANAEKLRLERRQRMSTKLQDNGWKPRWFEQDMENGTYRYKGGYWETREKGRWDGCLDIFGEFAET, translated from the exons ATGCTAAGTGTTCAGGAAGTTGTGGATACCCAAACACAAGATTCTAGTGACAGGTTACCACATATCAGACGAAGGACTAGACTACCAGAGCCTACTGAGAAAGAGAAAGGGATCAGCCTCTGGTCCATTATTAAAGATAGTGTTGGAAAGGACTTGACACGAGTTTGCCTTCCAGTTTACTTCAATGAACCTCTCTCATCCCTTCAAAAGTGCTTTGAAGATTTGGAATATTCATACCTCTTGGATCAGGCCTATCAATATGGAAAAATG GGAAACAGCCTCATGCGAATTCTCAAAGTAGCTGCTTTTGCGGTCTCCGGTTATGCTTCATCCGTTGCAAGACCTTGCAAACCATTCAATCCATTGCTAGGAGAGACCTACGAAGCTGATTACCCTGATAGAGGAGTTCGGTTTTTCGCAGAAAAG GTTAGTCATCATCCAATGCTGATTGCCTGCCACTGTGAAGGCAAGGGTTGGAAATTCTGGGGCGACAGCAATCTCAAATCCAAGTTTTGGGGGCAGTCAATTCAAGTTGAACCAGTTGGCATTTTGACTGTGGAATTTGACGATGGTGAAATCTTCCAATGGAATAAG GTTACAACGACTATTCATAACCTCATCCTTGGGAAGTTGTACTGCAGCCACCATGGAACCATGCACATAAAAGGGAATCGTCAGTATTCATGTAAACTTAAGTTCAAAGAGCCATCACTTCTTGACCGGAATCCTCACCTA GTACAAGGCTTTGTAGAGGACAATGATGGGAACAAAGCTTCATTTTTAATAGGGAAGTGGGATGAAAGCATGTATTATAGTAATTCTGATACTTTCAAGGTGAGAAGTGCTGATCAACTGAAAGGTGCCTCGCTATTGTGGGAAAAGAACAAACCTGCTCCTAATCCAACGCGGTACAATCTGTCTTCGTTCGCGATCACATTGAATGAGTTAACCCCAGGGTTGCAG GAAAAACTTCCACCTACAGATTCGCGGTTGAGACCAGATCAGCGCCACCTAGAGAATGGCGAATATGAAAAGGCGAACGCTGAGAAGTTGAGGTTGGAACGGCGTCAAAGAATG TCCACGAAACTTCAAGACAATGGCTGGAAGCCCCGGTGGTTCGAGCAGGACATGGAGAACGGGACGTACCGCTACAAAGGCGGATACTGGGAAACGAGAGAGAAGGGACGCTGGGATGGGTGCCTCGACATATTCGGGGAATTTGCTGAGACATGA
- the LOC112897934 gene encoding U3 small nucleolar ribonucleoprotein protein IMP4: MIRRNQRMRREYLYTKSLEGAERAQFEKKRRIRQALEEGKPIPTELRNEEHELRRQIDLEDQERQVPKSFVDNEYATGTIREPKILLTTSRDPSAPLIQFVKELKVVFPNSQRINRGGQVLSEIVESCRSHDITDLILVHEHRGQPDGLVISHLPQGPTAYFGLLNVVTRHDIKDRKAMGKMSEAYPHLVLDNFSTTIGERTATILKHLFPVPKPDSKRIITFANRDDYISFRHHVYEKPGGPKSIDLKEVGPRFEMRLYKLKLGTMEQNEARCEFELRPYINTAKKQKTLGA, encoded by the exons ATGATTCGGCGGAACCAGAGGATGCGGCGGGAGTACCTGTACACCAAGAGCCTGGAGGGCGCCGAGCGGGCGCAGTTCGAGAAGAAGCGCCGCATCCGGCAGGCGCTCGAGGAGGGCAAGCCCATCCCCACCGAGCTCCGCAACGAGGAGCACGAGCTGCGGAGGCAGATCGACCTCGAGGACCAGGAGCGTCAAG TTCCAAAGAGCTTCGTTGATAATGAGTACGCGACTGGCACGATTCGGGAGCCCAAGATACTCTTGACCACGTCTCGCGATCCCAGCGCCCCCCTGATTCAGTTTGTTAAG GAGCTGAAGGTTGTCTTTCCCAACTCACAAAGAATTAACCGTGGTGGCCAG GTCCTATCAGAAATTGTCGAGTCTTGCCGGTCACATGATATTACTGATCTTATTTTAGTCCATGAACATCGTGGTCAACCTGATGGTTTGGTCATCTCTCATCTACCGCAAGGTCCAACTGCATACTTTggattactcaatgtg GTGACACGTCATGACATCAAGGACAGGAAGGCAATGGGCAAAATGTCAGAAGCTTACCCCCATTTAGTACTTGACAACTTCTCAACCACG atTGGTGAAAGGACTGCTACTATTCTGAAGCACCTTTTTCCTGTGCCGAAGCCAGATTCAAAGCGAATAATTACTTTTGCTAATAGAGACGACTACATTTCTTTCAG gcaTCACGTCTACGAGAAACCAGGCGGCCCCAAGTCTATCGACCTGAAAGAGGTTGGCCCCCGATTTGAGATGCGGCTGTACAAG CTGAAATTAGGAACTATGGAACAGAACGAAGCGCGATGTGAGTTTGAGCTGCGGCCCTACATCAACACTGCCAAGAAACAAAAGACTCTTGGCGCATGA
- the LOC112897933 gene encoding receptor-like protein 52, with protein sequence MATPCRACAYLLPLLLVLPGCLLHQGAAAQSRRPAGEAELLLQIKREWGDPPVLAAWNATSASAAGAHCRWPYVGCDSAGRVTSLALAGTNVTGPVPDAVGSLSSLTHLDVSDNYIAGAFPTTLYRCRSLRYLNLSYNYIGGRLPDDIGRGLGPNLRTLDLGDNEFTGSVPVSLSMLRNLRYLVLAVNRFAGAIPVELGELTSLKALFLSDNLFDAGKLPASFKNLTNLVTLWADKCNLIGDIPSYLVKMPELKHLYLHYNALTGTIPPWIWSLKKLRALVVSGNDLSGGVVVDGFAAMSLTKIAISENILSGVIPEVFGRLENLTELLLSGNNFSGEIPASISRLPSLEVLDLHGNKLTGLLPPELGKHSPGLSDVAVEDNELSGAIPEELCAGGRLQGFSASNNRLSGSIPVGLAHCAALQYLYLDSNQLSGEVPEDLWTVGGQLAEVILEKNRLTGSLPATMPSKLTKLYIGKNRFVGRIPAIAVALEDFSAENNQFSGEIPANLADGMPLLQTLNLANNKLFGRIS encoded by the coding sequence ATGGCAACACCGTGCCGCGCATGCGCTTacctcctccccctcctgctTGTGCTGCCCGGCTGTCTCCTGCACCAGGGCGCGGCCGCGCAGTCCCGACGACCGGCGGGCGAGGCGGAGCTGCTCCTCCAGATCAAGCGCGAGTGGGGTGACCCGCCCGTGCTCGCGGCATGGAACGCCACCTCCGCCTCGGCCGCGGGCGCGCACTGCCGCTGGCCGTACGTGGGCTGCGACTCGGCCGGGCGCGTCACGAGCCTCGCCCTCGCCGGTACCAACGTCACCGGCCCCGTCCCGGACGCCGTCGGCAGCCTCTCCAGCCTCACACACCTCGACGTCTCCGACAACTACATCGCCGGCGCGTTCCCGACGACGCTCTACCGCTGCCGCTCGCTCCGGTACCTCAACCTCTCCTACAACTACATCGGAGGGCGACTCCCTGATGACATCGGCCGCGGCCTTGGACCCAACCTGAGAACGCTTGACCTCGGCGACAACGAGTTCACAGGCAGCGTCCCGGTGTCCCTGTCCATGCTCCGGAACCTCCGGTATCTCGTGCTGGCCGTCAACCGCTTCGCCGGTGCTATTCCGGTGGAGCTCGGCGAGCTGACGAGCCTCAAGGCGTTGTTTCTGTCGGACAACCTGTTCGACGCAGGCAAGCTGCCGGCGTCGTTCAAGAATCTGACCAACCTAGTCACGCTCTGGGCGGATAAATGTAACCTTATCGGCGACATCCCAAGCTACCTGGTGAAGATGCCGGAGCTGAAGCATCTGTACCTCCACTACAACGCGTTGACCGGAACCATACCTCCATGGATTTGGAGCCTCAAGAAGCTGCGGGCATTGGTCGTCTCCGGCAACGACCTCAGCGGCGGCGTGGTGGTTGATGGCTTTGCTGCGATGAGCTTGACCAAAATCGCCATCTCGGAGAACATCCTTAGCGGCGTCATCCCGGAAGTCTTCGGGCGCCTGGAAAACCTCACGGAGTTGCTCCTTTCTGGGAATAACTTCTCCGGCGAGATACCTGCGAGCATCAGCCGGTTGCCATCGCTGGAGGTGTTGGATTTGCACGGTAACAAGCTTACGGGCTTGCTCCCGCCGGAGCTCGGGAAACACTCGCCGGGCTTATCCGATGTCGCGGTTGAGGACAATGAGCTCAGTGGTGCGATCCCGGAGGAGCTGTGCGCCGGCGGCCGGCTCCAGGGGTTCTCCGCCTCGAACAACCGCCTGAGCGGTTCCATCCCGGTAGGCCTCGCCCATTGTGCTGCTCTTCAATATCTGTACCTAGACAGTAACCAGCTCTCCGGTGAGGTGCCAGAGGATTTGTGGACCGTCGGGGGGCAGCTCGCGGAGGTGATCCTAGAGAAAAACCGGCTTACGGGGAGTCTCCCCGCCACGATGCCTAGCAAGCTTACGAAGCTATACATAGGGAAGAACCGGTTTGTCGGCAGAATACCAGCGATAGCTGTCGCACTTGAGGACTTCAGTGCTGAGAACAACCAGTTTTCTGGTGAGATACCAGCCAATCTGGCCGACGGCATGCCGCTGCTGCAGACGCTGAACCTGGCCAATAACAAACTCTTCGGCAGGATCAGTTAA